The genomic interval GGAAATGCTCTGTGGACAGAAATAGATTCTTCCGATGATCTTAACGAGAAAGTCTACGAGTTGATGAAAAAAATAAAGGAGGGAGTGGCATGCTGAGAAAATCCACCGATGGGTGGATTTCTTCTCTGATAAACAGGAGATTTTCCTCAAGGATCACAAATCTCATTCTCGAAAAAAACTGGCAGATAACACCCAACCAGATGTCTTTCATCAGCTTTCTTGTTGGTGTTCTCGCGTTTCCGTTTTATCTTCTCAAGCTTCCGTGGATCGCAGGAATTCTTGTTCAGGTCTCTTCTGTTCTGGACGGAGTGGATGGAGAGCTCGCACGCGCAAGAAACATGTCTTCAAACTGGGGGGCTTTTTTCGATACGATGTTGGACAGGTTCGTGGATATACTGGCCGTTCTTGGGCTGTCTCTTTACGGTTGCTTGAAAGATGGTCCCTCTCTTTCCTTACTCCTCTGGTCAGTTCTTGCCGTCAGCGGTTCTCTCATGGTGAGTTACCTTCACAGTGTTGGGAAGGTGTTTGGTACCCACCCGGCTCTCGTCGGAAAGCTATCCGGTTTTGCCTCCAGGGATGTTAGGTTGTTCGTTGTATTCGTTTTTTCTCTCTTTGGAATGCATCTTCCTGCTCTTGTAGTTATCTCGATCCTGTCGTATGTTTACACTACTGGGAAATTCGTGGAACTTCTGGTGCTCAACAGGTGATTTCGTGTTAGACTCAATTTGAGGTGATGAATGTGCTGGAGCTCATCGATGTGTGGTATGAGGTAGAGGGAAAGGCTATTTTGAAGGGAATAAACGCTCGCTTCGAAAAACAAAGGGTTTACTCCATACTGGGAACCAACGGTGCAGGGAAAAGCACTCTCGCCTATTTGATCATGGGGCTTGAGGGCTACAGACCCACCAGGGGAAAGATACTCCTCGACGGTGAGGACATCACCGATCTTTCCGTAACAGAGAGAGCCAAAAGAGGGATCACCCTCATGTGGCAGGAGCCCGCTCGATTCACAGGAATCAAGATCAGAGACTATTTGACTCTCGGCGGAAGAAGAAAAGTATCGAAAGAGGAGCTCGAAAGGGTCTTAGAACTCGTTGGTTTGAATCCGGCACTCTACTTGGAAAGAAACGTCGATGAAAAGCTGAGCGGTGGAGAGAGAAAGAGGGTAGAACTGGCGAGTATTCTTCTTATGAAACCTAGATACACCATCCTCGATGAGCCAGACTCCGGGATAGATATTATGAGTCTTGAGATGATAGAGAAGGTTCTCTCGGAACTCGTGAGTGCGGGTGGCTCTGTGATCTTAGTCACTCACAGGGAAGAAATCGCACTGGAGAGCGACTACGCCTTTCTCATCTGTCACGGCTCCATCTTGAAAGAAGGAAACCCGTCTGAAATCGTGCAGTTCTACAAAAACAGCTGTGACAGATGTGATCATCCGAATGAACCATCAGGGGAGATGATCGTATGATCGTAAAAGACTACAGAAGAGAATTCGAAGCACTGGCAAAGGCCTACGAAAAGGCAGGGGGAGACGTTTCGAAGTTCCTCGACAGGAGGATAGCCTCCATCATAATAAGCGGTGACAAGGTCATAGGACTCAACGGTGTGGAGGGAGTAGAACTCACTCCCTACAGGATAGAGAACGGTGTTCAGGTGGACATGAGGATAAAAGAAGGTGTGGTGGTGGAGTATCCCGTCCACGTGTGTACGGGGTACTTAGAAAAGAAAGGACTGCAACGTGTTGTGTTCAATATAAGGCTCGAGAAAAACGCGAAAGCGATCTTTGTGGCACACTGTGTTTTTCCGTGGACCGAAGATTTCACACACGACGCCTTGATGAACGTGGAACTGGAAGAAGGAGCGTGGATGGAGTACCACGACGAGCACACGCACAGTGAAACGGGTTCTATAAATCTGATCACCAGATCGATAGCAAGAGTTGGAGAAAGAGCGGTTTACCGAAACACCTTCACTCTCGTGAAAACAAGAATAGGAACGCTGAGGGTCTTCATGGATGCTTCACTTGAGAAAGATGCCGTTGGAGAACTCTACACGAAAGTAAAGGCCGTTGAAGACGACGATGTGGAAGTGAAGGAGATCCTGAGACTGAACGGAATGGGAGCGAGGGGACTCGCCAAAACGAACGCAGTTGCAATCGACAGAGCGAAAGTTTCTGTGGTGAACGAGGTTTACGGGAACGCGCCGCACACGAGAGGCCACGTGGAATGTCTTGAGATCGCAAAGGGAGATGGAGTGGACGTGAGAGCTCTTCCTGTGCTGGTTGTGAAGAACGATTCTTCTGAGCTAACCCACGAGGCTTCCATAGGAAGGGTGAACGCGAAACAGCTTGAAACACTCATGGCCAAAGGCCTTACAGAAGAGGAAGCGACCGAAATGATCATAAAGGGTATTTTGACATGATGGAGATTTTGTTGTAAAATCCATAAACGGATGGGTGCGTAGCTCAGGGGGAGAGCGCTTCCCTCACGAGGAAGAGGTCGCAGGTTCGAATCCTGCCGCACCCACCAGCAGGCTCCCTCAGGGGAGCCGTTAATTTTTTTAGAGGGAGGGATCGAATTGGACAGACTGGACTTTTCTATAAAGCTTTTGAGAAAGGTGGGACACCTCCTCATGATACACTGGGGAAGGGTGGACAACGTCGAGAAAAAAACCGGTTTCAAGGACATAGTCACAGAGATAGACAGAGAAGCCCAGAGAATGATAGTCGATGAGATAAGAAAATTCTTCCCTGACGAAAACATCATGGCCGAAGAAGGAATATTCGAAAAAGGAGACAGGCTCTGGATAATAGACCCGATAGATGGAACGATAAACTTCGTTCACGGCCTTCCGAACTTTTCCATCTCTTTGGCCTACGTTGAAAACGGAGAAGTCAAGCTAGGGGTCGTCCACGCCCCTGCTCTCAACGAAACACTCTACGCTGAGGAAGGAAGCGGTGCCTTCTTCAACGGTGAGAGAATCAGAGTGTCTGAGAACGCCAGCCTCGAAGAGTGTGTTGGTTCCACTGGTAGCTACGTGGATTTCACCGGGAAATTCATCGAGAGGATGGAAAAGAGGACCAGAAGGATTCGGATTCTTGGAAGTGCCGCGCTGAACGCCGCTTACGTTGGTGCAGGAAGGGTTGACTTTTTCGTCACCTGGAGGATAAATCCCTGGGATATAGCAGCCGGTCTGATAATCGTGAAGGAAGCGGGAGGAATGGTCACGGATTTCTCCGGAAAGGAAGCAAACGCTTTCTCGAAGAATTTCATCTTCTCGAACGGGTTGATCCACGATGAAGTGGTGAAAGTTGTTAACGAGGTGGTAGAAGAAATAGGAGGAAAGTGATATGTTCAAGCCGAATTATCACTTTTTCCCGATAACAGGCTGGATGAACGATCCGAACGGTTTGATCTTCTGGAAGGGAAAATATCATATGTTCTATCAGTATAATCCCAGAAAACCTGAGTGGGGAAACATCTGCTGGGGCCACGCGGTGAGCGACGATCTCGTTCACTGGAGACACCTTCCCGTTGCTCTATATCCCGACGATGAAACACACGGAGTGTTCTCTGGAAGCGCTGTCGAGAAAGATGGGAAAATGTTTCTCGTGTACACCTACTACCGCGATCCGACACACAACAAAGGAGAAAAAGAAACCCAGTGTGTGGCTATGAGTGAAAACGGATTGGATTTCGTAAAGTACGATGGAAACCCGGTCATATCTAAACCCCCAGAGGAAGGGACGCACGCCTTCAGAGACCCGAAGGTGAACAGAAGCAACGGTGAGTGGCGAATGGTACTGGGATCTGGTAAAGATGAGAAGATTGGAAGAGTGCTTCTCTATACCTCAGATGACCTTTTTCACTGGAAGTACGAGGGTGTGATCTTCGAAGATGAAACCACAAAAGAAATAGAGTGTCCCGATCTTGTGAGAATTGGAGAGAAAGATATCCTCATATACTCGATAACGAGTACAAACAGCGTTCTGTTTTCCATGGGAGAGTTAAAGGAAGGAAAACTGAATGTCGAAAAGCGGGGGCTTCTCGATCACGGAACGGATTTCTACGCTGCTCAAACTTTCTTTGGAACAGACAGAGTTGTAGTTATCGGATGGCTTCAAAGCTGGTTGAGAACAGGGCTTTACCCGACAAAACGAGAAGGATGGAACGGTGTCATGAGTCTTCCTAGGGAGCTGTATGTAGAAAACAACGAGTTGAAGGTGAAACCGGTGGATGAACTCTTGGCTCTCAGAAAGAGAAAGGTTTTCGAAACTGCAAAGTCCGGAACATTTCTGCTGGATGTCAAGGAAAACAGTTATGAAATTGTGTGTGAATTCAGCGGAGAAATCGAACTTCGAATGGGAAATGAATCTGAAGAAGTGGTGATAACGAAGAGTCGAGACGAATTAATCGTGGATACAACGAGATCTGGTGTTTCAGGTGGAGAAGTTAGAAAGTCGACAGTCGAAGATGAAGCTACAAATAGAATACGAGCTTTCTTGGATTCGTGTTCTGTAGAATTTTTCTTCAACGACTCCATAGCTTTTTCCTTTAGGATCCATCCAGAGAACGTTTACAACATTCTTTCTGTCAAATCGAACCAAGTGAAACTCGAAGTCTTTGAACTCGAGAACATATGGTTGTGACGTTAGACAACACTTTGAAAGCAAAGCCTATCTTTGTTTTATGCATCAAAACCAGATTAGTTCCAATCATTCACAAAGTGGGTGATGCGTGTGACTGGCAGTGGAAGGACGATACAGAGTATGCAATTACCGGTAACGAAAAATTTCATGCGGGTTTGTGGTACCGGAAGCTATGCGTTAAAAAGGGAATAATGGATGATATGAAGAGACAATATGAAGAGAATTTGTGGTAATCGATGACATGTAAGTGCTTTGAATTCAGGAAGTTAACAGTTAATTTCTAACACATTGAGGAATACCTTCTTTCATCTATTTGTGAAACATAGAACTAATCGATTTTTACCAGAAACACCCCAAAATGCCCCGACGTAGGTTGATATAATTTATTTTCTGTTTTTTGCTTGTGTTCTTTCGTTGTTGGACTATGCAATTATTCCATTTTTCCAAACAGTACTTGAAGGTGCTCTGTTGTGTGTTAGAATGGTTTATGGAAAAAGAGAATATGGAAGTTCAAAAAACATCTTGCTTTCAGAGTGTGTTT from Thermotoga sp. Mc24 carries:
- a CDS encoding CDP-alcohol phosphatidyltransferase family protein, whose translation is MLRKSTDGWISSLINRRFSSRITNLILEKNWQITPNQMSFISFLVGVLAFPFYLLKLPWIAGILVQVSSVLDGVDGELARARNMSSNWGAFFDTMLDRFVDILAVLGLSLYGCLKDGPSLSLLLWSVLAVSGSLMVSYLHSVGKVFGTHPALVGKLSGFASRDVRLFVVFVFSLFGMHLPALVVISILSYVYTTGKFVELLVLNR
- a CDS encoding ABC transporter ATP-binding protein, which codes for MLELIDVWYEVEGKAILKGINARFEKQRVYSILGTNGAGKSTLAYLIMGLEGYRPTRGKILLDGEDITDLSVTERAKRGITLMWQEPARFTGIKIRDYLTLGGRRKVSKEELERVLELVGLNPALYLERNVDEKLSGGERKRVELASILLMKPRYTILDEPDSGIDIMSLEMIEKVLSELVSAGGSVILVTHREEIALESDYAFLICHGSILKEGNPSEIVQFYKNSCDRCDHPNEPSGEMIV
- a CDS encoding SufB/SufD family protein — its product is MIVKDYRREFEALAKAYEKAGGDVSKFLDRRIASIIISGDKVIGLNGVEGVELTPYRIENGVQVDMRIKEGVVVEYPVHVCTGYLEKKGLQRVVFNIRLEKNAKAIFVAHCVFPWTEDFTHDALMNVELEEGAWMEYHDEHTHSETGSINLITRSIARVGERAVYRNTFTLVKTRIGTLRVFMDASLEKDAVGELYTKVKAVEDDDVEVKEILRLNGMGARGLAKTNAVAIDRAKVSVVNEVYGNAPHTRGHVECLEIAKGDGVDVRALPVLVVKNDSSELTHEASIGRVNAKQLETLMAKGLTEEEATEMIIKGILT
- the suhB gene encoding bifunctional fructose-1,6-bisphosphatase/inositol-1-monophosphatase; amino-acid sequence: MDRLDFSIKLLRKVGHLLMIHWGRVDNVEKKTGFKDIVTEIDREAQRMIVDEIRKFFPDENIMAEEGIFEKGDRLWIIDPIDGTINFVHGLPNFSISLAYVENGEVKLGVVHAPALNETLYAEEGSGAFFNGERIRVSENASLEECVGSTGSYVDFTGKFIERMEKRTRRIRILGSAALNAAYVGAGRVDFFVTWRINPWDIAAGLIIVKEAGGMVTDFSGKEANAFSKNFIFSNGLIHDEVVKVVNEVVEEIGGK
- the bfrA gene encoding beta-fructosidase: MFKPNYHFFPITGWMNDPNGLIFWKGKYHMFYQYNPRKPEWGNICWGHAVSDDLVHWRHLPVALYPDDETHGVFSGSAVEKDGKMFLVYTYYRDPTHNKGEKETQCVAMSENGLDFVKYDGNPVISKPPEEGTHAFRDPKVNRSNGEWRMVLGSGKDEKIGRVLLYTSDDLFHWKYEGVIFEDETTKEIECPDLVRIGEKDILIYSITSTNSVLFSMGELKEGKLNVEKRGLLDHGTDFYAAQTFFGTDRVVVIGWLQSWLRTGLYPTKREGWNGVMSLPRELYVENNELKVKPVDELLALRKRKVFETAKSGTFLLDVKENSYEIVCEFSGEIELRMGNESEEVVITKSRDELIVDTTRSGVSGGEVRKSTVEDEATNRIRAFLDSCSVEFFFNDSIAFSFRIHPENVYNILSVKSNQVKLEVFELENIWL